From a region of the Candidatus Eremiobacterota bacterium genome:
- a CDS encoding D-cysteine desulfhydrase family protein translates to MDFPFPEKITLARTPTPIEEFKYPVLPGEHLKLYVKRDDLTECAATGNKARKLEYLAAAALKEKADTLVTCGGVQSNHARATAFFAARLGLKCVLVLRGEEPAEIDGNLLLDRLLGASIIYISRSQWSERMSLMEEIGASLARKGRKAFIIPEGASNALGSVGYIEAAREISRQCAGEQKEFDYIVCATGSGGTQAGLIMGCRLYLPRTGVVGFNVCDDAEYFQNRITSLISETESLYGVPFNVRPEDISIIDGYVGRGYAINTGEELDLIGDVARSTGLLLDPVYNGKSFYGLLKEAQKGRFTRGSSILFLHSGGIFGLFPKKGEFSFLSSGS, encoded by the coding sequence ATGGATTTTCCTTTCCCTGAAAAAATCACTCTCGCAAGGACTCCCACCCCCATAGAGGAGTTCAAGTACCCGGTGCTCCCGGGGGAGCACCTCAAGCTTTACGTGAAGCGCGATGATCTCACCGAGTGCGCCGCTACGGGGAACAAGGCCAGGAAGCTTGAGTACCTCGCTGCCGCTGCCCTGAAGGAAAAGGCCGACACCCTCGTCACGTGCGGCGGAGTCCAGTCGAATCATGCAAGGGCCACAGCCTTCTTCGCGGCAAGGCTCGGCCTCAAGTGCGTGCTTGTCCTGCGCGGCGAGGAGCCTGCTGAAATTGACGGCAACCTCCTGCTGGACAGGCTCCTTGGCGCCTCGATCATCTATATCAGCCGCAGCCAGTGGAGCGAACGGATGTCACTGATGGAAGAGATCGGCGCTTCACTTGCCAGAAAGGGCCGGAAGGCCTTCATCATCCCTGAAGGGGCCTCAAACGCGCTGGGATCCGTCGGCTATATCGAGGCTGCAAGGGAAATCTCCCGGCAATGTGCCGGCGAGCAGAAGGAATTTGATTATATTGTCTGCGCCACAGGGTCGGGCGGCACTCAGGCAGGCCTCATAATGGGCTGCAGGCTCTACCTCCCCCGCACGGGCGTCGTGGGCTTCAATGTCTGCGATGACGCGGAATACTTCCAGAACAGGATCACTTCCCTCATAAGCGAGACAGAAAGCCTTTATGGTGTCCCCTTCAACGTAAGGCCGGAGGATATCTCCATCATAGATGGCTACGTGGGGAGAGGCTATGCAATCAACACAGGCGAGGAGCTCGATCTGATAGGAGACGTGGCCCGCTCCACCGGATTGCTTCTCGACCCTGTCTATAACGGGAAGTCTTTCTACGGGCTCCTGAAGGAAGCTCAGAAAGGGAGGTTCACCAGGGGCTCATCGATCCTTTTCCTGCACAGCGGGGGAATATTCGGGCTCTTCCCCAAGAAAGGGGAGTTCTCCTTCCTCTCATCCGGAAGTTGA
- a CDS encoding S9 family peptidase has product MARKLVLILLLALSVHGSAGASGKVRGFTIRDLLSVRSIREVALPRQGVSVAFSVETADFSKSEYRSTVHVIENGRVIEVLPPESSASRPLWSSRGDRLACLSEADGDDGEVVDQVWLLRREGWRAEKLTSESCGVKSFDWSPEGSSIAYLAETPPSPARELYRKDRTDEKYDGVEVDKNRPGISLCLQDVKGGEAKVLYHGGAGLEEVAFSPDGSLIAFTDNGTGDPDDEARRDIFVISRRGGAPRKVAERQGREFGICWSPDSRAIAFIGYSDPDHDYSRNDIFTAALADGAVKNISGPHDIGVNSFCWPAGGTALYFTGDRGLSSPLYRIDASTGALTMLTEQGAEYGPFAVSSDGSFLVYGKEDSSRLPELYQKDGKGEKALTSLNGELMKARFAAQEPFRWKSRDGREIEGVLVKPLAYDKGKACPLIVMVHGGPYGRAVNTLRDREYQPFAEAGYMVFAPNYRGSAGYGKEFATEIRGNLMALEFDDVLSGIDALVAAGLADGERIGITGGSYGGYMTNWALSQSPRFKAGVSLYGIFSLIGDMSNSSIPSFEHDYIGKWYWESMEPYLKCSPISYVQNIRAPLLILHGDDDTNTFISNSKELYTALKKLGRTVEFVHYPREGHGFEEPNHLIDAFERSLEWFDRYLPGNQRHYRTGSSLRHGGKILTITAAKKIDQYSGTRPSGVFAEFKAIIENEVPGPFQMSATIAPDASSDISLVAEGKRYYPCGIPQHVMGESLLVRGGALRVAYGKNEKEARGAFPLTFTFDIPPGTDRGELFIEGFPPLVITIDQ; this is encoded by the coding sequence ATGGCAAGAAAGCTTGTTCTGATCCTTTTGCTGGCGCTCTCAGTCCATGGATCCGCAGGGGCCTCCGGGAAAGTCAGGGGCTTTACCATCAGGGACCTTCTCTCGGTGAGATCCATAAGGGAAGTGGCCCTTCCCAGGCAGGGCGTCTCAGTCGCCTTCTCTGTCGAGACGGCTGACTTCTCAAAAAGTGAGTACCGATCGACAGTCCATGTCATTGAAAATGGCCGGGTCATCGAGGTGCTGCCCCCGGAGTCCTCAGCCTCCAGGCCCCTGTGGTCGTCCCGGGGAGACCGGCTTGCCTGCCTCTCCGAAGCCGATGGCGATGATGGTGAAGTGGTGGACCAGGTATGGCTCCTCAGGCGGGAAGGCTGGCGGGCAGAAAAGCTCACAAGCGAGTCCTGCGGTGTCAAGTCCTTTGACTGGTCCCCTGAAGGCTCGTCGATAGCCTATCTTGCCGAGACTCCCCCCTCGCCGGCGAGGGAGCTGTACAGGAAAGACCGGACCGATGAGAAATATGACGGCGTCGAGGTGGACAAGAACCGCCCGGGAATATCCCTCTGCCTGCAGGACGTGAAGGGGGGGGAAGCCAAGGTGCTTTACCATGGCGGTGCCGGCCTGGAAGAGGTGGCCTTCTCGCCTGACGGATCCTTGATAGCATTCACCGACAATGGGACGGGCGATCCCGACGACGAGGCCAGAAGAGATATTTTCGTGATCTCCCGGAGAGGCGGGGCTCCGAGAAAAGTCGCGGAGCGCCAGGGCAGGGAATTCGGAATATGCTGGTCTCCTGACAGCAGGGCCATCGCCTTCATTGGCTACAGCGATCCTGACCATGACTATTCCAGGAACGACATCTTCACCGCCGCCCTTGCCGACGGCGCCGTGAAAAATATAAGCGGGCCCCATGACATCGGCGTTAACTCCTTCTGCTGGCCCGCAGGCGGCACTGCGCTCTATTTCACAGGAGACCGGGGGCTCTCATCACCACTTTACCGCATTGATGCCTCCACAGGCGCCTTGACCATGCTTACGGAACAAGGAGCTGAATACGGCCCCTTTGCCGTGAGCAGCGATGGATCTTTTCTAGTGTATGGGAAAGAGGATTCAAGCCGTCTGCCCGAGCTTTATCAAAAGGACGGCAAAGGGGAGAAGGCCCTCACTTCCCTTAATGGTGAGCTGATGAAGGCCCGCTTCGCCGCCCAGGAGCCTTTCCGCTGGAAGAGCAGGGACGGCAGGGAGATAGAAGGCGTCCTTGTCAAGCCTCTCGCCTATGATAAGGGGAAGGCCTGCCCCCTCATAGTGATGGTTCACGGCGGCCCTTACGGGAGAGCCGTCAATACCCTCAGGGACAGGGAATACCAGCCTTTCGCCGAGGCGGGCTACATGGTCTTCGCCCCCAATTACCGGGGCAGCGCCGGCTACGGCAAGGAATTTGCCACCGAGATAAGGGGAAATCTCATGGCCCTGGAATTTGACGACGTCTTGAGCGGTATCGATGCCCTCGTGGCGGCGGGACTGGCTGACGGCGAAAGAATAGGGATAACGGGCGGGAGCTACGGCGGCTACATGACAAACTGGGCGCTCTCGCAGAGCCCGCGGTTCAAGGCGGGCGTGTCGCTCTACGGAATATTCAGCCTCATCGGTGACATGAGCAACTCCAGCATCCCCTCCTTTGAGCATGATTATATCGGCAAGTGGTACTGGGAGTCAATGGAGCCCTATCTGAAATGCTCCCCCATCTCCTATGTGCAGAATATCAGGGCCCCTCTCCTGATACTCCATGGCGATGATGATACCAACACGTTCATCTCAAACTCCAAGGAGCTTTATACAGCCCTCAAGAAGCTTGGAAGAACAGTGGAGTTTGTCCACTACCCCCGTGAAGGCCACGGCTTCGAGGAGCCCAACCACCTCATTGATGCCTTTGAGCGCAGCCTTGAATGGTTTGACCGCTACCTCCCGGGAAACCAGCGCCATTATCGCACAGGAAGCTCCCTGCGGCATGGGGGGAAGATCCTCACCATCACGGCGGCAAAGAAAATTGACCAGTATAGCGGCACCAGGCCCTCGGGGGTCTTTGCAGAGTTCAAGGCCATCATAGAAAACGAGGTGCCCGGGCCCTTCCAGATGTCTGCCACCATCGCTCCCGATGCATCAAGCGACATATCCCTGGTGGCGGAGGGAAAAAGATACTATCCATGCGGGATACCCCAGCACGTAATGGGCGAGAGCCTTCTGGTGAGGGGAGGAGCCCTGCGGGTGGCCTATGGGAAAAATGAGAAGGAGGCCCGGGGAGCCTTCCCCCTCACCTTCACTTTCGATATCCCCCCGGGAACCGACAGGGGAGAGCTCTTTATCGAGGGCTTTCCTCCCCTGGTCATCACTATTGATCAATGA
- the dapB gene encoding 4-hydroxy-tetrahydrodipicolinate reductase, giving the protein MKVAVTGAGGRMGQETVRWILKQQDMELVGAIEKGHLPGTDIGKVVSGEECGIIVSHDLRSMLQKEKPECLVDFTNGSEAPSNVLVAISHGVPSVVGTTGIKESDMEEMKRNAESSGIPVLVAPNFSMGAVLMMQFALMASRYFHHAEILELHHDRKVDAPSGTALRTAQMMADSGHEFFPCRASDEKLQGVRGGEHRGIAIHSVRLPGLLAHQEVIFGGEGEVLTIRHDSMARSSFMPGVMLAIRRIRTLSGLTVGLEHLLELSG; this is encoded by the coding sequence ATAAAGGTGGCAGTCACCGGCGCAGGCGGCAGGATGGGCCAGGAGACGGTGCGCTGGATATTGAAGCAGCAGGACATGGAGCTTGTAGGAGCCATTGAGAAGGGCCATCTTCCTGGCACCGATATCGGCAAGGTCGTCTCGGGTGAGGAATGCGGCATCATCGTTTCACACGATCTCAGGTCCATGCTCCAGAAGGAGAAGCCTGAATGTCTGGTGGACTTCACCAATGGGAGCGAAGCGCCTTCCAACGTGCTTGTCGCCATATCACACGGCGTTCCCTCAGTGGTGGGGACTACAGGGATCAAGGAGAGCGATATGGAGGAGATGAAAAGGAATGCCGAATCCAGCGGCATTCCTGTCCTGGTGGCGCCAAACTTTTCCATGGGAGCAGTGCTGATGATGCAATTCGCGTTGATGGCGTCAAGATACTTCCACCATGCGGAGATTCTGGAGCTCCACCACGACAGGAAGGTGGACGCGCCGTCAGGCACCGCACTCAGGACCGCACAGATGATGGCCGACAGCGGCCATGAGTTTTTCCCATGCAGGGCAAGCGATGAGAAGCTCCAGGGGGTGCGCGGCGGCGAGCACAGGGGAATCGCCATTCACTCCGTAAGGCTTCCCGGCCTTCTGGCGCACCAGGAGGTGATCTTCGGCGGCGAGGGAGAGGTCCTTACGATACGCCATGATTCCATGGCGCGGAGCAGTTTCATGCCTGGCGTGATGCTCGCCATCCGCAGGATCAGAACTCTCAGCGGGCTCACAGTAGGCCTGGAGCACCTGCTTGAGCTCTCCGGGTAA